The sequence CCCAGCAGCAACGACGCAAAACCGACCAGGCTGAGAAATGTATTCACACTTTGGATAGCCTGCCCCAGCTCCTGCTTGCGTTCGGCGACCGTGTCGTAGCCGATGCGGTGTTCCGGGAAGCGCGCGCGAAGGCCGCGCTCGACTTCGGCCACGTCCGTCCCGGGCCCGAATTTAAAATACATCCGGTAACGGGCAAGGCTGCCCACGGTGAGCAGTTCGGTTTCCCGCACCATGCTCAGGGGCACGAAGACTCGCGGCGCCAACTGGGTGATTGCCGACGATTCACCCGGCACGGCCTTCAGCGCGCCGACCACGCGGAAGGTCGCCGCACCCAACCGCACCTCTCCGCCCACCGTCAACCCAAGCTGTGCCAACAGTGTCTCCTCCACGATTGCGACCCGGCCGCCTTCATCCAAGACGTTGCGCGCCCCATTGGGAACGACATCGAACTCACCGTAGAAGGGAAAGGGACCCTCGAGCGCGCGAACCTGCACCAGGCGGCTGCCTCCCTGCTCGCCCGGCGCGATTGCCATCGAACTGAACGCCACTTCCTGCGCCCTTGCCTCCCCGAGCGTCGCGAAAACGTCGGCGACTTCCTTCGGCCACTCCGAACGGCCGTTCGCGGTCAGGTCGGCCCCGAGCAGGCTTTTCGTCTGCTCTTCGATCGCCTGTGTCAGGTTTTCCTTTAGCGACCCGATCGCGACCAAGGCCGCCACACCGAACACGATCGACAAGGAGAAGAACGCCAGACGACGGCGCGAGGCGCGTGTATCCCGCCACGCCATGCGAAGGATAAAGCTCATGGCGCTGTGCGTTCGTCGCTTACCAGCTGACCGCTCTTCAGGCGCAGGACGCGCTGGGTCTTGCGCGCGAGGTCGACGTCGTGCGTCACGAGCACGAGCGTCGTGCCGCGTTCGCGGTTGAGCGCGAAGATGAGCTCGACCATCGCGTGCGCCGTGTCCCCATCCAGATTGCCCGTGGGTTCGTCGCAGAAGAGGACCCTCGGCTGGTTGATGAAGGCCCGGGCCAGGGCCACGCGTTGCTGCTCGCCACCAGACAATTGGGCGGGGTAATGGCCCAGGCGATGTCCCAGGCCCACGCGCTCCAACAACTCCCGGGCCACCTGGGGTTCGCTTCGCCCTCCGCGCAGCTCGAGCGGAACCAGCACGTTCTCCTGCGCCGTCAGAGTTGGGATCAACTGGAAGTTCTGGAACACAAAGCCCACGGCCTCGTTGCGCACGGCCGCCCGCTCGTCCTCGTTCAGGGCGCTCAGGCGACGTCCCGCCAGCTCCACTTCTCCTTCGCTTGGCTGATCCAGGCCGGCGCACAGGCCGAGCAGCGTGGTCTTGCCGCTCCCCGACGGTCCGACGATGGCGCAGGTGTCACCGGCGTTCAGCGCGAAGGACACGTCGCGCAAAACGGTCAAAGGTGCGGTTGCCGTGGGATAAGTCTTGGACAGGCGCTGGACAATTAGAAGAGGCTGATCACTCATTTGGGGTGATGACTCGAAACGGGGAAGGAACCTCCCTTTGGCAAATGTGCAAAGCCTTGAGTTGGCTTCTCAGCCTATTTATCCTGTGTGGTGCCGCCGCGGCCGAGCCCACTCGGGTGGTGCTGCTTGTCGGGGACAGCCTGACCGCCGGCTATGGCGTGGATCCCGACGAAGCCTACCCCGCCTTGCTGCAGCGGAAGATTGACGAAGCCCGGCTGCCTTGGCGGGTGGTGAACGCCGGCGTCTCCGGAGACACGACGGCCGGGGGCTTGCGCCGCATGGATTGGCTGCTTCGCCAGAGCGTCGACCTTGTCGTTGTGGGACTCGGCGGTAACGATGGCCTTCGTGGCATTCCACCCGCCACCACCGAGAAGAACCTCCTCGGCATCATCGAGAAGGTTCGAGCCCGCTCGCCCAACGCTCACATCGTCGTCGCCGGTATGCAAATGCCGCCGAATATGGGTCCTGAGTTTCGCTCCGAATTCGCCGCGGTCTTTCCCCGGGTGGCCTCCGCCACTCAAGCCACCTTGATCCCATTCCTTCTGGAAGGCGTCGGCGGCGATCCCGCGCTCAACCTCCCCGACGGCATCCATCCCACACCGGCTGGCCACGTTCGCATTGCCGAAACGGTCTGGCAGTACCTGCATCCGTTGCTCTCGCCCGCACCCGTTAAACGTGGCCTGCCATCCGAAGTCCGGTAGGCTTGTACGCAAACCTGCCCGCCTGCGCTAAATCTACGGAGGTCATCCTTCTTGGCGGCTTCGCAGCACTTCAAATCGCATGCCATCCGAAGCTCATCGCTTCGCGATGAGCGAAGGATGGTGCCAGAGGCCGGGATTGAACCGGCGACCAAAGGCTTATGAGTCCTCTGCTTTCCGTGTCTCTACGTGTCCATAACTGAAGACTTGAAAGCGTACTTACGATGCCATTTACCAAGGTGAACGGCAACATAAGTTAAAACCAAGGAGGGACAGGTGAGAATTTTTGAGGACACAGAAAACCGGACAGAAACCGGACAGAAAACCGGACAGAGAGCAGAAGCACGGCTTCCGAAATCCCATCAGGATTTTTGGCGAGGCCGGCTAAAGCGGAGGACCTATTTGGACCCCGCGAAAGGCCGCGTAGAGGTCCCAGAATGGCAGGTTCGCATGTTCCACCAGGGACGCGAAGGCTGGTTCAACCTGCAAACCGCCAACCAAGGCATCGCCGCCATCAAGGCTAAGGACATCTACCTCTCGTTGAAGTCTCAAGGCTGGGAGGCCACCCTTGCCAAGTTTAAGCCCAGTGAACAGCCGAAGGAGGCTTCGTGCTCAATTGGGGACTTCGTCGCAGCCCTGGAAGAAAAGGCCGGCTTCCGCCATCGTACCCTGACCATCTACCTGACAAAGTTTCGTAAACTCGTTTCGGACCTAGCCGGTATTGAGAAGGGCCTCAAGGCCGCCGCCAAGAAGGGCAAATTCGACTACGTGAACGGGCGCCGCGCGGAGTGGCTCGCGAAGATTCACCGACAGCCAACCGGACTTCTCACGCCAGATTCGATCAATGCCTGGCGTGTCGAATACGTCGCCCGCGCCGGGGCCAATCCGCTCAAGCGCAAATCGGCCGAACGCTCCGCATCCTCCATTCTCCGTGCCGGCCGTGCCCTATTCGCTAAAGATGTTCTCTCCGTGCTCGGCTTGCCCATCGCGCAGAGTCCTTTTGAAGGCGTTAAGATCAAAGACCCAGGACCGCAGCGCTATCACTCCGAGGTCGATCCGGCATGGCTGCTCGCCTGCGCCGAGAAAGAACTGAAAAGCGAACATCGCGATCAGTACCTTGCGCTTCTTCTCTGCCTCCTTGCCGGCTTACGGCGCAAGGAGACCGACCTGTTGTTGTGGGAGCAAGTCGACTTCGAGCAGAAGACGATTCACGTTAGGCGCACGCGCTACTTCGAACCCAAGACTGAGGAATCGCAGCGCGCCATCGACGTCGCCGACGAGTTACTTGCGATCTTGAAGGACCAGAAACCGGAGAGCACGACGGAGTTCGTCCTAAACGGGAGCGTGCCGAACACCGATGCGTCCTACGCGCATTATCGGTGCGACTGTACTTGGCGTTTCCTGACCGAGTGGCTTAAAGGCAAGGGAATCACGCAGAGGACGGCCATTCACACGCTACGGAAGGAATCCGGCTCGTTGGTTGCATCGGAGTACGGAATTGAGGCTGCGCGACAGCATTTGGGACACAGGGATATACAGACGACGTCGGCACATTATGTAGGGAAGAAGAGGCGCGTATTTGTGAAAATCAATACACGAGCTCATAGGGACACAGAGCTGTAGCCTGTTTTGTTGAGGTGAAGGCCGATCAGGTTCAACCCTTCCTCTGAAATCAAAACGAGATCTATATTTATTCCGGGTTTTCTCGGGCATTCCGTCCAGTCGAACATCAGGCTCATAACCTGAAGGTCGCTGGTTCAAATCCAGCCCCTGCACCCAATTTAGCCCC is a genomic window of Opitutaceae bacterium containing:
- a CDS encoding ABC transporter ATP-binding protein — its product is MSDQPLLIVQRLSKTYPTATAPLTVLRDVSFALNAGDTCAIVGPSGSGKTTLLGLCAGLDQPSEGEVELAGRRLSALNEDERAAVRNEAVGFVFQNFQLIPTLTAQENVLVPLELRGGRSEPQVARELLERVGLGHRLGHYPAQLSGGEQQRVALARAFINQPRVLFCDEPTGNLDGDTAHAMVELIFALNRERGTTLVLVTHDVDLARKTQRVLRLKSGQLVSDERTAP
- a CDS encoding arylesterase, giving the protein MSWLLSLFILCGAAAAEPTRVVLLVGDSLTAGYGVDPDEAYPALLQRKIDEARLPWRVVNAGVSGDTTAGGLRRMDWLLRQSVDLVVVGLGGNDGLRGIPPATTEKNLLGIIEKVRARSPNAHIVVAGMQMPPNMGPEFRSEFAAVFPRVASATQATLIPFLLEGVGGDPALNLPDGIHPTPAGHVRIAETVWQYLHPLLSPAPVKRGLPSEVR
- a CDS encoding site-specific integrase, which produces MFHQGREGWFNLQTANQGIAAIKAKDIYLSLKSQGWEATLAKFKPSEQPKEASCSIGDFVAALEEKAGFRHRTLTIYLTKFRKLVSDLAGIEKGLKAAAKKGKFDYVNGRRAEWLAKIHRQPTGLLTPDSINAWRVEYVARAGANPLKRKSAERSASSILRAGRALFAKDVLSVLGLPIAQSPFEGVKIKDPGPQRYHSEVDPAWLLACAEKELKSEHRDQYLALLLCLLAGLRRKETDLLLWEQVDFEQKTIHVRRTRYFEPKTEESQRAIDVADELLAILKDQKPESTTEFVLNGSVPNTDASYAHYRCDCTWRFLTEWLKGKGITQRTAIHTLRKESGSLVASEYGIEAARQHLGHRDIQTTSAHYVGKKRRVFVKINTRAHRDTEL